From Buchnera aphidicola (Aphis helianthi), the proteins below share one genomic window:
- the lysA gene encoding diaminopimelate decarboxylase, producing MPELINTTTSNLNIKNIQLLTKKYQSPFWVYDANIIRNKIKLLKQFDIIRFAQKACSNTHILKLMKKNNLKVDAVSLGEIERALFAGFKKNSNEIIFTADLFDEETLSKIIEYNIPVNAGSLDMLKQLGSISSGHHVWLRINPKFGYGHSKKTNTGGENSKHGIWDPRLALPIIKKYKLKLIGLHMHIGSGVNYEHLKKVCHAMVESVVQINKKIKFISAGGGLPIPYKFDEKPININKYFTLWDEARKKISQFLNKPIQLEIEPGRFLVAESGILVSQVRTIKKMGNKNFVLVDAGFNDLMRPTMYGSYHHISILPKDNREIEVNKTIDTVIGGPLCESGDIFTQEEGGNIQTRKLPSIKIGDYLIFHDTGAYGASMSSNYNTRPLIQEILIENNTFKVIRKRQTIKELLSLEE from the coding sequence ATGCCGGAATTAATTAATACAACTACAAGTAATCTTAATATTAAAAATATTCAATTACTGACAAAAAAATATCAATCTCCATTTTGGGTTTATGATGCAAATATAATTCGTAACAAAATTAAATTATTAAAACAATTTGATATTATTAGATTTGCTCAAAAAGCTTGTTCTAATACTCATATTTTAAAATTAATGAAAAAAAATAATTTAAAAGTCGATGCTGTATCACTAGGAGAAATAGAGCGAGCTTTATTTGCTGGATTTAAAAAAAATAGTAATGAAATTATTTTTACTGCAGATTTATTTGATGAAGAAACATTATCTAAAATTATTGAATACAATATTCCAGTAAACGCAGGATCATTAGATATGTTAAAACAATTAGGAAGTATTTCTTCAGGTCATCATGTTTGGTTGAGAATTAATCCTAAATTTGGATATGGACACAGTAAAAAAACAAATACTGGAGGAGAGAATAGTAAACATGGAATTTGGGATCCACGTTTAGCTCTACCTATTATAAAAAAATATAAGTTAAAATTAATAGGTTTACATATGCATATTGGTTCAGGTGTAAACTATGAGCATTTAAAAAAAGTTTGTCATGCTATGGTAGAAAGTGTAGTTCAAATAAATAAAAAAATAAAATTTATTTCTGCAGGAGGTGGGCTACCAATTCCTTATAAATTTGATGAAAAACCTATTAATATAAACAAATATTTTACTTTATGGGATGAGGCAAGAAAAAAAATTTCTCAGTTTTTAAACAAACCAATTCAATTAGAAATTGAACCAGGAAGATTTTTAGTTGCAGAATCAGGAATATTAGTCTCTCAAGTAAGAACAATTAAAAAAATGGGTAATAAAAATTTTGTTTTAGTTGATGCAGGATTTAATGATTTAATGCGACCTACAATGTATGGTAGTTATCATCATATATCTATTTTACCAAAAGACAATAGAGAAATTGAAGTAAATAAAACAATTGATACAGTTATAGGGGGACCTTTATGTGAATCAGGAGATATATTTACACAAGAAGAAGGTGGAAATATACAAACTAGAAAATTACCTTCTATAAAAATAGGAGATTATTTGATTTTTCATGATACAGGCGCATATGGTGCATCAATGTCATCAAATTATAATACTAGACCACTTATTCAAGAAATATTAATAGAAAACAATACTTTTAAAGTTATAAGAAAAAGACAAACAATTAAAGAATTATTAAGTTTAGAAGAATAA
- the ygfZ gene encoding tRNA-modifying protein YgfZ: MSFFNFLKNTIYSSIQLPLTLMFLEKWSVIYIYGPDSKKFLQNQLTIDMNCLEKKQHKIGAHCNLNGKVHSTMLVFHYEKGYACIIKKSLSSSQIKEFKKYSIFLKVQIYQLDDIVLLGISGKDSKLFLLKQFIKIPDSNTPVFSDKEITILWFSNPCERFLLVLSLKNFLLFKKKINEKIILNNSKQWILLDMEAGYPIIGKTMSQKFLPQSINLDKIQAINFNKGCYYGQETIARVFYNNSNKHALYLLSSTGNINPKIGAIIKIKKLNTWLRIGFLLAIVHVCSNQIWIQAVLKKSVNIKDIFRISGFKTIFLIKS, from the coding sequence ATGTCGTTTTTTAATTTTTTAAAAAATACTATTTATTCATCAATTCAATTACCTTTAACATTGATGTTTCTTGAAAAATGGTCTGTTATTTATATATACGGTCCTGATAGTAAAAAATTTCTTCAAAATCAATTAACAATTGATATGAACTGTCTAGAAAAAAAGCAACATAAAATAGGTGCTCATTGTAATTTAAACGGAAAAGTACATAGTACTATGTTAGTATTTCATTATGAAAAAGGATATGCTTGTATTATAAAAAAAAGTTTATCTAGTTCACAAATAAAAGAATTTAAAAAATATTCTATTTTTTTAAAAGTTCAAATCTATCAATTAGATGATATTGTATTATTAGGAATATCTGGAAAAGATTCAAAATTATTTTTATTAAAACAATTTATAAAGATACCAGATTCTAATACCCCAGTTTTTTCTGATAAAGAAATAACTATACTTTGGTTTTCAAATCCATGTGAACGATTTTTATTAGTTCTTTCTTTAAAAAATTTTTTATTATTTAAAAAAAAAATTAATGAAAAAATTATATTAAATAATAGTAAACAATGGATATTGTTAGATATGGAGGCGGGATATCCAATTATTGGAAAAACTATGTCTCAAAAATTTTTACCGCAATCTATTAATTTAGATAAAATACAAGCTATAAATTTTAATAAAGGATGTTATTATGGCCAAGAAACAATAGCTCGAGTTTTTTATAACAATTCAAATAAACACGCGTTATATTTATTATCTAGTACAGGAAATATAAATCCTAAAATTGGTGCAATTATTAAAATAAAAAAATTAAATACATGGTTAAGAATTGGTTTTTTATTAGCAATTGTTCATGTATGTTCTAATCAAATATGGATACAAGCAGTACTAAAAAAATCTGTAAATATTAAAGATATTTTTAGAATTAGCGGATTTAAAACAATTTTTTTAATTAAAAGTTAA
- the corC gene encoding CNNM family magnesium/cobalt transport protein CorC (CorC(YbeX) belongs to the Cyclin M Mg2+ Exporter (CNNM) family, and was characterized as belonging to a set of three proteins, at least one of which must be present for CorA to function.), producing MSEKDSKNLEKINKKGFFSILLNHIFHEEPKNREELLELIRDSEQNELIDQDTCDMLEGVIHIAKKKIKEIMIPRTQMITLKLNYDLNKCLDVILESAHSRFPVMNSDKNYVEGFLIAKDLLLFMKNKNKNFHIKNILRPAFVVPESKYVDRMLKDFRLKRTHMAIVIDEFGAVSGLVTIEDILELIVGEIEDEYDEAEQVNIRKLQEHIFSIRALTEIKEFNDFFNTHFSNEEVDTIGGLVMKAFGHLPGRGEDININGYNFKISLADSRKIIQIHVTLPEKKLLK from the coding sequence ATGAGTGAAAAAGATTCAAAAAATTTAGAAAAAATTAATAAAAAAGGTTTCTTTTCTATTCTACTGAATCATATTTTTCATGAAGAACCTAAAAATAGAGAAGAATTACTCGAATTAATTCGAGATTCAGAACAAAATGAACTCATTGATCAAGATACATGTGATATGTTAGAAGGTGTAATACATATTGCAAAGAAAAAAATTAAAGAAATAATGATACCTAGAACACAAATGATAACATTAAAATTAAATTACGATTTAAATAAGTGTCTCGATGTGATTTTAGAATCTGCACATTCACGTTTTCCAGTAATGAATAGCGATAAAAACTATGTAGAAGGATTTTTAATTGCTAAAGATTTATTACTATTTATGAAAAATAAAAACAAAAATTTTCATATAAAAAATATATTAAGACCGGCTTTCGTTGTACCTGAAAGTAAATATGTAGATAGAATGCTAAAAGATTTTCGATTAAAACGAACACATATGGCAATAGTAATAGATGAGTTTGGAGCTGTCTCTGGATTGGTGACTATAGAAGATATCCTTGAGTTAATAGTTGGAGAAATTGAGGATGAATACGATGAAGCAGAACAGGTAAATATTCGTAAATTACAAGAACATATATTTTCTATTAGAGCTCTTACAGAAATAAAAGAATTTAATGATTTTTTTAATACTCATTTTAGTAATGAAGAAGTAGATACAATTGGTGGATTGGTTATGAAAGCATTTGGACATTTACCAGGTCGCGGAGAAGACATTAATATTAATGGATATAATTTTAAAATATCTTTAGCAGATAGCAGAAAAATTATACAAATACATGTCACTCTTCCAGAGAAAAAACTTCTAAAATAA
- the ybeY gene encoding rRNA maturation RNase YbeY yields MKNLNLKYRGKNYPTNILSFQLNFYIQKNIKLLGDLVVCKPIIEKESIKYNKTLESRWAHMIIHGTLHLLGYDHKNYKEQNIMENIENKIMLSLNYREPYFQTISNYL; encoded by the coding sequence ATAAAAAATTTAAATTTAAAATATAGAGGAAAAAATTATCCAACAAATATTTTATCTTTTCAATTAAATTTTTATATACAAAAAAATATAAAATTACTAGGGGATTTAGTTGTATGTAAACCAATTATAGAAAAAGAATCTATAAAATATAATAAAACATTAGAATCTCGTTGGGCACATATGATTATACATGGAACACTACATTTATTAGGATATGATCATAAAAATTATAAAGAACAAAATATTATGGAAAATATAGAAAATAAAATTATGCTATCTCTAAATTATAGAGAACCATATTTTCAAACAATTAGCAATTATTTATAA
- the thyA gene encoding thymidylate synthase, with protein sequence MKEYLQLIKKIIKYGQPKKDRTGTGTLSIFGHHIRFNLRQGFPLVTTKKCYIPAIIHELLWFLRGETNIKYLNQNKISIWDNWADEFGNLGPIYGKQWRSWNSLDGKQIDQIKNVINQLKHDPDSRRILVSSWNVGEINQMCLPPCHVLFQFYVFKNKLSCQLYQRSCDVFLGLPFNIASYAILIHMIAQQCNFEVNEFIWTGGDIHLYNNHIELAKTQLLRSPKKLPTLIILNKPSSLFNYVFEDFKIINYDPYPSIQGMISI encoded by the coding sequence ATGAAGGAATACTTACAATTAATAAAAAAAATAATTAAATATGGACAGCCTAAAAAAGATCGAACTGGAACAGGAACATTATCTATTTTTGGACATCATATAAGATTTAACTTACGACAAGGTTTTCCTCTTGTTACTACTAAAAAATGTTATATACCAGCTATTATTCATGAACTTTTATGGTTTCTTCGAGGAGAAACTAATATTAAATATCTTAATCAGAATAAAATATCTATTTGGGACAACTGGGCTGATGAATTCGGCAACCTTGGACCTATTTATGGAAAACAATGGAGAAGTTGGAATTCATTAGATGGTAAACAAATTGATCAAATAAAAAATGTGATAAATCAATTAAAACACGATCCAGATTCTCGTAGAATATTAGTATCTAGTTGGAACGTTGGAGAAATAAATCAAATGTGTTTACCTCCTTGCCATGTACTATTTCAATTTTATGTATTTAAAAACAAATTAAGTTGCCAATTATATCAACGTTCTTGTGATGTTTTTCTAGGATTACCATTTAATATCGCAAGTTATGCGATTCTTATACATATGATAGCACAGCAATGTAATTTTGAAGTTAATGAATTTATATGGACAGGTGGCGACATTCATTTATATAACAATCATATTGAATTAGCAAAAACACAACTTCTTCGAAGCCCTAAAAAATTACCAACATTAATAATTTTAAATAAACCTAGTTCGTTATTCAATTACGTTTTTGAAGATTTTAAAATTATTAATTATGATCCGTATCCTTCAATTCAAGGTATGATATCTATATAA
- the lysS gene encoding lysine--tRNA ligase translates to MLKEKNIPNNIGNEKKIRKKKLIDMKKNGFSFPNNFKKTINTITIHKLYGEKTNNELKIINIHVSIAGRMIQRRIMGKASFFILQDIEGQIQVYITEKSITSEFYYDHFKKWDIGDILGVDGYLFKTQTKELSIYVQNIMILNKSLRSLPDKFHGLSNQEKRYRQRYLDLISNNKLYSIFKNRSNIIQLIRKFMIANKFLEVETPMLQNIPGGASARPFVTYHNEIHKTMYLRIAPELYLKKLIIGGFERIFELNRNFRNEGVSTRHNPEFTMMEAYIAYSDYQYMMNFTEKLLKNIINCLFSTNTIKYKTHYLNFETPFSRLTMKEAILKFNSDISTSDLNSLKAIKKFANHIGIEINKEWKIGEIENEIFEKTVEKNLIQPTFITEYPVEVSPLARRNNINSNITDRFELFIAGYEIGNGFSELNDAEDQKTRFLNQIKITEKEENKNIFYDADYIEALKYGLPPTSGLGIGIDRLIMILTNQKSIREVILFPTLRPSLK, encoded by the coding sequence ATGTTAAAAGAAAAAAACATACCTAATAACATAGGTAACGAAAAAAAAATAAGAAAAAAAAAATTAATTGATATGAAAAAAAATGGATTTTCTTTTCCAAATAATTTTAAAAAAACTATAAATACTATTACAATTCATAAATTATACGGAGAAAAAACAAATAATGAGCTTAAAATAATAAATATCCACGTTTCTATTGCTGGAAGAATGATACAAAGAAGAATTATGGGAAAAGCCTCTTTTTTTATATTGCAAGATATAGAAGGGCAAATACAAGTATACATAACAGAAAAATCAATTACATCTGAATTTTATTATGATCATTTTAAAAAATGGGATATTGGAGATATTTTAGGTGTGGATGGTTATTTATTTAAAACACAAACAAAAGAATTATCTATTTATGTTCAAAATATTATGATACTTAATAAATCCTTAAGATCTCTTCCAGATAAATTTCATGGATTATCTAATCAAGAAAAACGTTATAGACAAAGATATTTAGATTTAATTAGTAATAATAAATTGTACAGTATATTTAAAAATCGTTCAAATATCATTCAATTAATTCGAAAATTTATGATAGCAAATAAATTTTTAGAAGTAGAAACTCCTATGTTACAAAATATTCCTGGAGGTGCTTCTGCACGTCCTTTTGTAACTTATCATAATGAAATTCATAAAACAATGTATTTGAGAATAGCACCGGAATTGTATTTAAAAAAATTAATAATTGGTGGATTTGAACGTATTTTCGAATTGAATAGAAATTTTAGAAATGAAGGGGTTTCTACAAGACATAACCCTGAATTTACTATGATGGAAGCATATATTGCTTATTCTGATTATCAATATATGATGAATTTCACGGAAAAATTACTAAAAAATATAATAAATTGTTTATTTTCTACTAATACAATTAAATATAAAACACATTATCTAAACTTTGAAACACCGTTTTCTCGATTAACAATGAAAGAAGCTATTTTAAAGTTTAATTCTGATATTTCCACTTCTGATTTAAATAGTTTAAAAGCAATTAAAAAATTTGCAAATCATATCGGTATAGAAATAAATAAAGAATGGAAAATAGGTGAAATAGAAAATGAAATTTTCGAAAAAACAGTAGAAAAAAACTTAATTCAGCCAACTTTTATTACTGAATATCCAGTAGAAGTATCTCCACTAGCTAGACGTAATAATATAAATTCTAATATTACTGATAGATTTGAATTATTTATTGCAGGATATGAAATAGGAAATGGATTTTCAGAATTAAATGATGCAGAAGATCAAAAAACTAGATTTTTAAATCAAATAAAAATAACAGAAAAAGAAGAAAATAAAAATATATTTTATGATGCAGATTATATAGAAGCATTAAAATACGGACTACCTCCTACTTCAGGATTAGGAATTGGAATTGATCGATTAATTATGATATTAACTAATCAAAAAAGTATTCGAGAAGTAATTTTATTTCCAACTTTGCGTCCATCTCTAAAATAA
- the prfB gene encoding peptide chain release factor 2 (programmed frameshift) translates to MLDINIINNQIEILNNRKNNLKRYLDYHTKKLRISEIDLELLTPETWKTNEYVYKLNKEKNSLNIIVDNINYIEKKLQEIDIFLELAQETKDNTVIKDIMIEIKKIEEKIKKLEFYRMFSKKNDNCNCYIDIQAGSGGTEAQDWSKILLKMYLKWSDKKGFKTEIIEESTGEIVGIKSATVQVFGEYAFGWLRTETGIHRLIRKSPFDSGKRRHTSFSSVFIYPDIEENINIEIFASDLRIDVYRASGAGGQHVNRTESAVRITHIPTNLVTQCQSNRSQHKNKEQAIKQMKSKLYELQIQKKRKEQKIIESNKSDISWGNQIRSYILDHSKIKDLRTGIEKHDVQSILNGDLDDFIEKSLILGL, encoded by the exons ATGCTAGATATTAATATAATAAATAATCAAATTGAAATATTAAACAATCGAAAAAATAATTTGAAGAGGTATCTT GACTACCATACAAAAAAATTAAGAATTTCAGAAATCGATTTAGAATTGTTAACACCTGAAACATGGAAAACAAATGAATATGTATATAAACTAAATAAAGAAAAAAACTCATTAAATATAATAGTTGATAATATTAATTATATTGAAAAAAAACTACAAGAAATAGATATTTTTTTAGAATTAGCTCAAGAAACAAAAGATAATACAGTAATAAAAGATATTATGATAGAAATAAAAAAAATAGAAGAAAAAATTAAAAAACTTGAATTTTATCGAATGTTTTCAAAAAAAAATGATAATTGTAATTGTTATATTGATATACAAGCTGGATCTGGTGGTACAGAAGCTCAAGATTGGTCAAAAATATTATTAAAAATGTATTTAAAGTGGTCTGATAAAAAAGGATTTAAAACAGAAATTATTGAAGAATCCACTGGTGAAATAGTTGGTATTAAATCTGCTACCGTCCAAGTATTTGGGGAATATGCTTTTGGATGGCTAAGAACTGAAACAGGAATTCACCGTCTTATTAGAAAGAGTCCATTTGATTCAGGTAAAAGAAGACATACCTCATTTAGTTCGGTTTTTATATATCCGGATATAGAAGAAAATATTAATATTGAAATTTTTGCATCAGATTTGAGAATAGATGTTTATAGAGCTTCTGGAGCAGGAGGTCAACATGTAAATAGAACTGAATCTGCAGTTCGAATTACTCATATTCCGACTAATCTTGTTACTCAATGTCAAAGTAATAGGTCTCAACACAAAAACAAAGAGCAAGCCATTAAACAAATGAAATCAAAATTATATGAGTTACAAATTCAAAAAAAAAGAAAAGAACAAAAAATAATAGAAAGTAATAAATCAGATATTAGTTGGGGCAATCAAATACGTTCTTATATATTAGATCATTCTAAAATTAAAGATCTTAGAACTGGAATAGAAAAACATGATGTACAATCTATATTAAATGGTGATTTAGATGATTTTATCGAAAAAAGCTTAATATTAGGATTATAG
- the miaB gene encoding tRNA (N6-isopentenyl adenosine(37)-C2)-methylthiotransferase MiaB, whose product MKYIYIKTWGCQMNEYDSSMIARYLEKTGQYLITQKTEQADILVLNTCSIREKAQEKLFHQLGRWKTLKSKNPTIIIAVGGCVATQEGKEIIKRAKHVDIIFGTQSLHKLPKMISEVEKNKKFMIDISFPQLDKFNYSLPIKTKGYTALVSIMEGCNKYCSFCVVPYTRGKEISRPSDDILFEVASLAEKGIREINLLGQNVNAYQGVTFNGKTCFFSELLRLISEIDGIDRIRFTTSNPLEFTDDIIEVYKDTPKLVSFLHLPVQSGSNKILQLMKRSYTIEKYEKIIEKLLKARPNIQISSDFIVGFPGESKEDFKQTINFIKKINFDMSYSFIYSSRPGTPASEMKDEINLKEKKERLYILQDCINKQTMSWSRRMLGSTQSVLVEGISKNNSMQIYGKTENNRIVNFYGPLEIIGQFAQVQINEVHTHNLQGILL is encoded by the coding sequence ATGAAATATATATATATTAAAACTTGGGGCTGTCAAATGAATGAATATGATTCTTCTATGATAGCAAGATATTTAGAAAAAACAGGTCAATATTTAATTACTCAAAAAACTGAACAAGCAGATATTTTGGTTTTAAATACTTGTTCAATAAGAGAAAAAGCTCAGGAAAAACTTTTTCATCAATTGGGTAGATGGAAAACGTTAAAAAGTAAAAATCCTACTATTATTATCGCTGTTGGAGGTTGTGTAGCAACTCAAGAAGGTAAAGAAATTATTAAAAGAGCTAAACATGTAGATATTATATTTGGTACTCAAAGTTTGCATAAATTACCTAAAATGATTAGCGAAGTAGAAAAAAATAAAAAATTTATGATAGATATTAGTTTTCCACAATTAGATAAATTTAATTATTCTTTACCAATTAAAACAAAAGGGTATACAGCACTTGTTTCAATTATGGAAGGATGTAATAAATATTGTTCATTTTGTGTAGTACCATATACAAGAGGTAAAGAAATTAGCCGACCATCTGATGATATTTTATTTGAAGTAGCAAGTTTAGCTGAAAAAGGCATAAGAGAAATTAATTTATTAGGACAGAATGTAAATGCATATCAAGGCGTAACATTTAATGGAAAAACCTGTTTTTTTTCTGAATTATTAAGATTAATATCAGAAATAGATGGTATTGATCGAATTCGTTTTACTACAAGTAATCCACTTGAGTTTACTGATGATATTATTGAAGTATATAAAGATACTCCTAAATTAGTTAGTTTTTTACATCTTCCTGTACAAAGTGGATCTAATAAAATATTACAACTTATGAAAAGGTCATATACTATAGAAAAATATGAAAAAATTATTGAAAAATTATTGAAAGCGCGTCCAAATATTCAAATTAGCTCAGATTTTATTGTAGGTTTTCCAGGGGAATCTAAAGAAGACTTTAAACAAACTATAAATTTTATAAAAAAAATTAATTTTGATATGAGTTATAGTTTTATATATTCAAGTAGACCAGGAACACCTGCTTCAGAAATGAAAGATGAAATTAATCTTAAAGAAAAAAAAGAACGTTTATACATATTACAAGATTGTATTAACAAACAAACGATGTCTTGGAGTAGAAGAATGTTAGGAAGTACGCAATCTGTATTAGTCGAAGGTATATCAAAAAACAATTCCATGCAGATATATGGAAAAACAGAAAACAATAGAATTGTAAATTTTTACGGACCATTAGAAATAATTGGTCAATTTGCTCAAGTTCAAATAAATGAAGTACATACTCATAATTTACAAGGCATATTATTATAA